From the Magnetovibrio sp. genome, one window contains:
- the rfaH gene encoding transcription/translation regulatory transformer protein RfaH produces MLRWYVAYTKPNSEHKAQININAQNFTVFLPQYLKKRRHARKTETVATPLFPRYIFIQFDIECHQWRKLASTIGISHIVSEGDRPTPIPDSVIEYIRARTNSEGYIDMLPEKPLAKGDKVRITEGPFSDMEGIFDSYSANNRIHILLNILGQNTRVKISSSFIADP; encoded by the coding sequence ATGCTGCGCTGGTATGTCGCGTACACCAAGCCCAACTCCGAGCACAAAGCCCAAATAAACATCAATGCGCAAAATTTTACGGTTTTTTTGCCGCAGTATCTCAAAAAGCGTCGGCATGCCCGCAAAACGGAAACCGTCGCCACCCCTCTTTTCCCCCGATATATTTTTATTCAATTTGATATCGAGTGTCATCAATGGCGCAAATTGGCGTCTACCATTGGCATAAGCCATATCGTAAGCGAGGGCGACCGTCCGACACCGATCCCCGATTCGGTCATTGAATACATTCGCGCTCGCACGAATTCCGAAGGCTACATCGACATGTTGCCCGAAAAACCTTTAGCCAAAGGTGACAAGGTTCGCATTACAGAAGGCCCGTTTAGCGACATGGAAGGCATTTTCGACAGTTATAGCGCGAACAATAGAATCCACATTCTACTCAACATCTTAGGCCAAAATACGCGGGTCAAAATCTCATCGTCGTTTATCGCCGACCCATGA
- a CDS encoding imidazole glycerol phosphate synthase cyclase subunit, which translates to MNFPTSTSAPLAQSTVKKRLIPSLLLQKGRLAKGVRFADWQDAGRADTTAKAHNAQGADELIILDIEASREGRGPDLETIEKVSQECFMPLTIGGGISSLDIAQQCFARGADKICVTTTALRNPELISELAETFGRQAIVLGIDVMQDGDTWSLYDFCEHAPVKDRDWKDWLVEGVARGAGEVRLMSVGREGTRSGMDISLLKQARPLVDVPIILDGGAGTLDHLEEALRADADAVCAGTMLVFSDNNLVKVKRYLASKNIDMRL; encoded by the coding sequence ATGAACTTTCCCACTTCAACCTCGGCGCCCTTGGCGCAAAGCACCGTCAAAAAGCGGCTCATCCCCAGCCTGCTGCTCCAAAAAGGCCGTTTGGCAAAAGGCGTGCGTTTTGCGGATTGGCAGGATGCGGGACGCGCGGACACCACCGCAAAAGCCCACAACGCCCAAGGCGCAGACGAGCTTATAATCCTCGACATCGAAGCCTCGCGAGAAGGTCGGGGCCCTGACCTCGAGACCATCGAAAAGGTATCGCAGGAATGTTTCATGCCCCTCACCATCGGCGGAGGGATTTCATCACTCGACATCGCCCAGCAGTGTTTTGCCAGAGGCGCCGATAAAATATGCGTAACGACAACTGCCTTGCGCAATCCTGAACTGATTTCCGAGCTTGCTGAAACGTTCGGCCGTCAGGCGATCGTGCTCGGCATCGATGTTATGCAAGACGGTGACACCTGGAGCCTCTACGACTTTTGCGAACACGCTCCCGTGAAAGATCGCGACTGGAAAGATTGGCTTGTCGAGGGCGTGGCCCGTGGTGCAGGCGAAGTCCGCCTGATGTCGGTGGGACGGGAAGGCACCCGTAGCGGGATGGATATCAGCCTGTTGAAACAGGCCCGCCCCCTGGTGGACGTCCCCATTATCTTGGATGGTGGGGCCGGAACGCTGGACCATCTGGAAGAAGCCTTGCGCGCGGACGCAGATGCCGTTTGCGCCGGCACCATGTTGGTTTTCTCCGATAACAATCTGGTCAAGGTCAAACGATATCTGGCCTCGAAAAACATCGATATGCGGCTTTAG
- the hisH gene encoding imidazole glycerol phosphate synthase subunit HisH codes for MNISIVDYGAGNIASVQNAVYMAGYEADVAHTPEDVLKADRIILPGVGAAGKALAHLRATGLAAALTETVRGKGRPMLGICLGMQLLATTLHEYGEHEGLGWIEGDVVDLHSIPGAGPHIPHTGWNVVTPTEHAAFMFQRIRRDATFYFNHSFTLRTPNDDVVAGITSHGVPLVAAIQTETVFAVQFHPEKSQLNGDHLISAFLSWAP; via the coding sequence ATGAACATTTCGATTGTTGACTACGGTGCGGGCAACATCGCATCCGTCCAAAACGCCGTTTACATGGCGGGTTATGAGGCAGATGTCGCGCACACCCCGGAAGATGTCCTGAAGGCCGACCGCATTATTTTGCCGGGTGTCGGCGCCGCTGGAAAAGCCCTCGCGCACCTTCGCGCCACTGGCCTTGCCGCAGCCTTGACCGAAACGGTACGGGGCAAGGGGCGTCCTATGCTCGGCATCTGCTTGGGCATGCAACTTCTGGCCACGACCTTGCACGAATATGGTGAGCATGAAGGCTTGGGGTGGATCGAAGGCGATGTCGTGGACCTTCACAGCATCCCCGGCGCAGGCCCTCATATCCCCCATACCGGCTGGAACGTGGTGACGCCCACGGAACACGCCGCCTTCATGTTTCAGCGTATACGCCGCGATGCAACGTTCTACTTCAATCATTCGTTCACATTGCGCACACCAAACGACGACGTTGTCGCCGGCATCACGTCCCATGGGGTTCCTTTGGTCGCAGCCATTCAAACCGAGACGGTTTTCGCTGTGCAATTTCATCCTGAAAAAAGCCAATTGAACGGCGACCATTTGATTTCCGCCTTTCTGTCTTGGGCCCCATGA
- a CDS encoding SDR family oxidoreductase, which produces MNTILITGATGLLAPYLAETMQSMGRVVTTSRSGGDVSCDLTDTLAVQQLFQNLRPNIVIHTAALTDVDRCEAEPEEAKRLNHVACETLAALSSEHKARLVYISTDQVYSGRHKDNSETDQPAPVNVYGSSKLAGEQAVMSNGRNLVFRTNMFGPSRTPGRMSLSDFFFAKLKRQEPLMLFADMYFSPLHMQTLSDYVAQSIRKEIHGTYNLGSRCGLSKKDFCIAIARLFGFDTANTRAASGLDNSDRAPRPADLRLNVERIEKALGVQMPTLIDEIEKLTEQASQ; this is translated from the coding sequence GTGAACACGATACTCATCACTGGCGCCACAGGCCTTCTCGCACCATATCTTGCCGAAACCATGCAAAGCATGGGCAGGGTCGTTACCACGTCGCGTAGCGGTGGTGATGTTTCGTGCGACCTGACCGACACTTTGGCCGTTCAGCAGCTGTTTCAAAACTTACGCCCCAACATTGTCATACATACTGCGGCGTTGACCGACGTTGACCGATGTGAGGCGGAACCTGAAGAAGCAAAACGCCTCAACCATGTCGCCTGCGAAACATTGGCCGCATTATCGTCAGAACATAAGGCGCGACTGGTATATATCTCCACCGACCAAGTGTACTCGGGACGGCATAAAGACAATTCAGAAACCGATCAACCTGCCCCGGTCAATGTGTATGGTTCGTCAAAACTTGCCGGTGAACAGGCCGTGATGTCCAACGGGCGCAACCTTGTTTTTCGGACCAATATGTTTGGCCCATCGCGAACTCCCGGACGTATGAGTCTCAGTGATTTCTTTTTCGCCAAACTCAAACGTCAAGAACCTCTGATGCTGTTCGCCGATATGTACTTTTCCCCTTTGCACATGCAAACGCTAAGCGACTATGTCGCACAGAGCATTCGCAAAGAAATCCACGGGACATACAATCTGGGCAGCCGTTGCGGGTTATCGAAAAAAGACTTCTGTATCGCAATTGCCCGCCTTTTCGGTTTCGATACCGCCAACACCCGGGCGGCCAGCGGCCTCGACAATTCTGACCGCGCGCCCCGCCCCGCGGACCTCCGCCTAAATGTCGAGCGAATTGAAAAGGCCCTTGGCGTACAAATGCCGACACTCATAGACGAAATCGAAAAGCTGACCGAGCAAGCCTCTCAATAG
- a CDS encoding winged helix-turn-helix transcriptional regulator has product MNGAILQLIAITIKGEIRQAMSDAPMKHEDEITLNVLSSVHENHEVTQRNLANELGIALGLTNAYLKRCIRKGLIKAQQIPRNRYAYYLTAEGFSEKSRLTAQYLTTSFNFYRRARSQCEDIFMLCVENGWHRVALHSISDLTEIALLCANNHDVHLQCVIDPDCTQDLYHNVPVLADLPEQDSFDTIVITNLTNAQGTYDDLVARFPQKPILAPEFMCISKNKRDL; this is encoded by the coding sequence GTGAACGGTGCAATTTTGCAATTGATTGCAATCACTATCAAAGGTGAAATTCGACAAGCCATGTCAGATGCCCCAATGAAACACGAAGATGAAATCACCCTTAACGTTCTATCTTCCGTGCATGAAAATCATGAGGTTACGCAACGCAATTTGGCGAATGAGCTCGGTATCGCTCTTGGCCTGACCAACGCTTATCTTAAGCGGTGTATTCGTAAGGGCTTGATCAAAGCTCAGCAAATTCCTCGCAATAGATATGCCTACTATCTCACTGCCGAAGGCTTTTCAGAGAAAAGCCGCCTTACAGCGCAGTACTTAACAACATCCTTTAATTTTTACCGACGCGCGCGATCTCAATGCGAAGATATCTTTATGCTCTGCGTCGAAAATGGCTGGCATCGCGTCGCATTGCATTCAATCAGCGATCTGACGGAAATCGCACTGCTTTGCGCAAACAATCACGACGTTCACCTTCAATGCGTCATTGATCCGGATTGCACACAAGATCTTTACCACAACGTGCCTGTTTTGGCGGATCTGCCGGAACAGGACAGTTTTGATACCATTGTCATCACCAACTTGACCAACGCTCAAGGCACGTACGATGACTTAGTGGCACGCTTCCCCCAAAAGCCCATCTTGGCCCCCGAGTTTATGTGTATCAGCAAAAACAAAAGAGATCTTTGA
- the pseC gene encoding UDP-4-amino-4,6-dideoxy-N-acetyl-beta-L-altrosamine transaminase — protein MTGTHGKTHKPVPSTLGPAPVNDAASLAPLSYGRQSIDQADVQAVVDALNSNWLTTGPEVQRFEQEFAHATGAKYAVACSSGTAGLHLATMALNLGSGDKVIVPTMTFLATANAALYVNADVVFCDVDPTTGLMTADTFRAALDGVDNVKAVIPVHLAGQCVDMPAIRKLAQQHGIAVIEDACHALGANIFDAMGAITPTGSCAMSEMSVFSLHPVKTITTGEGGMVTTNDEELYKRLKSMRIHGVTKDANEFKNPHLGLDASGAPNPWYYEMHELGYNLRISDINCALGRSQLKKLFRFVQRRQQLTSLYDELIAPLNPAVRPLTHMNNGTPAWHLYVVLIDFEKIGVSRSTVMHRMSDMGVGTQVHYLPVHHQPYYQERYGVKDFPGADAYYAQCLSIPLYPDLQDEDVVRVVEALKAATGLR, from the coding sequence ATGACTGGCACTCATGGCAAAACCCATAAGCCTGTTCCATCCACGCTTGGGCCCGCGCCTGTTAACGACGCCGCCTCATTAGCGCCCCTCTCATATGGCCGCCAATCCATTGACCAAGCGGACGTTCAGGCCGTCGTCGATGCCTTGAACTCCAACTGGCTGACCACGGGCCCCGAGGTTCAACGCTTTGAACAAGAGTTCGCACATGCCACTGGCGCCAAGTACGCCGTTGCCTGCTCCAGCGGCACAGCTGGTTTGCATTTGGCGACCATGGCTCTAAATCTGGGCTCAGGTGACAAAGTCATCGTCCCGACGATGACTTTTCTGGCCACAGCGAATGCCGCCCTTTATGTCAACGCAGACGTTGTGTTTTGCGATGTCGATCCGACCACGGGCCTTATGACTGCAGATACCTTTCGCGCGGCCCTGGACGGTGTGGACAACGTCAAGGCCGTGATTCCGGTTCACCTAGCTGGGCAATGCGTGGACATGCCGGCAATCCGTAAACTCGCGCAGCAACATGGTATCGCCGTCATCGAAGACGCCTGCCACGCACTTGGCGCGAACATATTCGACGCCATGGGCGCCATCACCCCGACTGGATCGTGTGCGATGAGCGAGATGTCGGTATTCTCGCTGCATCCTGTAAAGACCATCACCACCGGCGAAGGCGGCATGGTCACCACCAATGACGAAGAACTCTATAAGCGTCTTAAAAGCATGCGCATCCATGGCGTAACGAAAGACGCCAATGAGTTCAAAAACCCCCACCTGGGACTGGACGCTTCCGGCGCGCCCAACCCCTGGTATTACGAAATGCACGAACTGGGCTACAACTTGAGAATTAGCGACATCAACTGCGCATTGGGGCGCAGCCAATTGAAAAAGCTATTTAGATTTGTCCAGCGCCGCCAGCAACTTACATCACTATACGATGAACTTATCGCCCCCCTGAATCCGGCGGTCAGGCCACTCACACATATGAACAATGGCACCCCGGCCTGGCATCTTTACGTGGTCTTAATTGACTTCGAAAAAATCGGCGTCAGTCGTTCCACCGTTATGCATAGGATGTCTGACATGGGGGTTGGAACTCAGGTACATTATCTACCGGTTCATCACCAGCCCTACTATCAAGAACGGTATGGCGTGAAAGATTTTCCGGGGGCTGATGCGTATTACGCGCAATGCCTATCCATTCCCCTTTACCCCGATCTACAGGATGAAGATGTTGTGAGGGTTGTTGAGGCTTTAAAGGCCGCCACCGGCTTGCGCTAA
- the pseG gene encoding UDP-2,4-diacetamido-2,4,6-trideoxy-beta-L-altropyranose hydrolase, whose amino-acid sequence MTKSETLTAIFRCDAGPRLGGGHVIRCLTLAHALKQEGWNIRFAVSPQTLDIVPQLAQSDMTYVEVDKTPDAFMAPFQNGCHLAVIDHYEWNGEHHRRCKGWAQRILVIDDMANRSYEADFLLDQTIGRAPQEYIGKVPSACRVMTGANYALLRPEFAENRQTAITYHTTPRDKRKILISMGMMDADDLTSTALRGLAQLTADIEVDVVLSKRAPNIDKVRSLSLPNHIRMTIHADGGDMAQLMSAADISIGASGVTSLERCSLGLPSVTVVLADNQARIAEEVAEAGASINLGWHGDVTPGDIAEAVRRLMSDEPLYLHMVDKAAGLCDGTGTARTIQTILSGFAQ is encoded by the coding sequence ATGACAAAAAGTGAAACTCTCACGGCCATTTTTCGTTGCGACGCGGGTCCCCGTCTCGGTGGCGGCCATGTTATCCGCTGCTTAACGCTGGCCCATGCGCTCAAGCAGGAAGGCTGGAATATACGGTTTGCCGTGTCCCCGCAAACCCTAGACATCGTGCCGCAACTCGCCCAAAGCGACATGACTTACGTCGAAGTTGATAAAACACCCGACGCCTTCATGGCTCCATTTCAAAACGGCTGCCACTTGGCCGTCATAGATCACTACGAATGGAACGGCGAGCATCACCGGCGTTGCAAGGGATGGGCGCAACGTATCTTGGTGATCGACGACATGGCGAACCGGTCTTACGAAGCCGACTTTCTGCTGGATCAAACCATTGGCCGCGCGCCGCAAGAATATATCGGCAAAGTTCCATCCGCCTGCCGGGTGATGACTGGGGCTAATTACGCGCTGCTACGACCAGAGTTCGCCGAAAACCGACAAACAGCTATCACGTATCACACGACCCCAAGGGACAAACGGAAGATTCTCATCAGCATGGGCATGATGGATGCCGATGACCTGACCTCTACCGCGCTTCGGGGACTAGCCCAATTGACGGCGGATATCGAAGTCGATGTCGTACTGTCCAAAAGGGCTCCGAATATCGATAAGGTTCGCTCTCTCTCACTACCGAATCACATCCGCATGACCATCCACGCCGACGGGGGTGACATGGCGCAATTGATGTCGGCCGCAGATATCTCAATTGGCGCATCGGGTGTGACTTCGTTGGAACGGTGCAGCCTAGGCCTGCCTTCCGTCACGGTTGTGCTGGCGGACAATCAAGCGCGCATCGCCGAAGAAGTGGCCGAGGCTGGCGCTTCGATCAATTTGGGTTGGCACGGCGACGTCACCCCTGGCGACATTGCCGAAGCCGTCCGGCGATTGATGTCCGATGAGCCTCTGTATCTGCACATGGTGGACAAAGCCGCTGGGTTGTGCGATGGAACCGGTACTGCGCGCACAATTCAGACCATCCTGAGCGGTTTCGCCCAATAG
- a CDS encoding GNAT family protein, with protein MKAECDLSGSDLILRTISIEDCNATYVDWLNNPEITGFLVGVRNHVHDLDGVRRFVQSVLESENAILFAIVDRQSNRHIGNIKIGPIDWSNESSHVSLFIGEREFWGKGYASQAISLVVSYGFTKLGLNRLEAGVVDGNSASLKAFLRNGFREEGLMRRAFKWRDDYQDNRWLALLRDEWENLSAPRGA; from the coding sequence ATGAAAGCAGAATGTGATCTCTCCGGCTCGGACTTGATCTTGCGCACGATATCCATTGAGGACTGCAACGCTACATATGTCGATTGGTTGAACAATCCCGAAATTACGGGGTTTCTGGTCGGGGTGCGAAACCACGTTCATGATTTGGACGGTGTTCGCCGTTTCGTTCAAAGTGTGCTTGAAAGCGAAAATGCCATCCTGTTCGCCATTGTCGATCGGCAGAGCAATCGTCACATTGGCAATATTAAGATCGGACCGATCGATTGGAGCAACGAATCTTCTCACGTCAGCTTGTTTATCGGTGAAAGAGAATTCTGGGGTAAGGGATATGCGAGCCAAGCGATTTCCCTAGTTGTTTCGTATGGTTTTACCAAGCTGGGACTGAACCGGCTCGAGGCAGGCGTGGTCGATGGAAACAGCGCAAGCTTGAAGGCATTTTTGCGAAACGGCTTTCGGGAAGAAGGCTTGATGCGGCGTGCGTTCAAGTGGCGGGACGACTATCAAGACAATCGCTGGCTCGCGCTGTTGCGCGACGAATGGGAAAATCTATCTGCCCCGCGTGGCGCTTGA
- the pseB gene encoding UDP-N-acetylglucosamine 4,6-dehydratase (inverting) produces MHTIMHNFETPQPDLNGKNILVTGGTGSFGKAFSHAVLKKYKPNKLIIYSRDELKQYEMAQEFSQYDTNILRFFIGDIRDLDRLEMAMRDVDIVIHAAALKHVPAAEYNPFECIHTNVIGAENLVKAAIRCGVDKVVALSTDKAASPLNLYGASKLASDKIFVAANHLSAGMTKFSVVRYGNVFGSRGSVIPFFQKLIDEGADHLPITDPRMTRFWITLEQGINFVISSMAMMKGRELFIPKIPSMKVVDIATAMAPNLEQRVIGIRPGEKLHEIMITEDDARNTVMLTDRFIIKPTIMFDSEVECYENEIPVAEDFSYSSDNNTEWLSVEDFASLLD; encoded by the coding sequence ATGCACACCATCATGCACAATTTTGAAACGCCGCAGCCCGATTTGAATGGTAAGAACATACTGGTTACAGGGGGCACAGGCTCATTTGGCAAAGCGTTCAGTCACGCTGTGCTCAAAAAGTATAAACCCAACAAGCTCATCATTTATTCGCGTGATGAACTCAAGCAATATGAAATGGCGCAAGAGTTCAGCCAGTACGACACCAACATCTTGCGTTTCTTTATTGGCGATATTCGAGACCTCGACCGCCTCGAAATGGCGATGCGCGACGTTGATATTGTTATCCACGCCGCAGCGTTGAAACACGTCCCCGCCGCCGAATACAATCCCTTTGAGTGCATCCATACCAACGTCATTGGTGCCGAAAACCTTGTCAAAGCGGCGATCCGGTGTGGCGTAGACAAGGTCGTCGCATTGTCGACTGATAAAGCAGCAAGTCCGCTAAACTTGTACGGCGCGAGCAAACTTGCTTCCGACAAAATTTTTGTTGCCGCAAACCACTTAAGCGCCGGCATGACTAAATTCTCCGTCGTGCGCTACGGCAACGTCTTTGGCTCACGCGGCAGTGTGATTCCCTTCTTCCAAAAACTGATCGACGAAGGCGCCGATCACCTGCCCATTACCGACCCAAGAATGACGCGTTTTTGGATTACACTGGAACAAGGCATAAACTTTGTTATCTCCAGCATGGCGATGATGAAGGGCCGCGAGCTGTTCATCCCCAAAATCCCCAGCATGAAAGTGGTCGATATCGCAACCGCGATGGCCCCCAACCTGGAACAACGCGTCATCGGCATTCGCCCCGGTGAAAAACTTCACGAAATCATGATCACCGAAGATGACGCCCGCAACACCGTGATGCTGACCGACCGCTTTATCATTAAGCCAACGATCATGTTTGACAGCGAAGTTGAATGTTATGAAAACGAAATTCCCGTTGCGGAAGACTTTTCGTACTCGAGTGACAACAACACTGAATGGCTCAGCGTTGAAGATTTTGCATCCTTACTCGATTAA
- a CDS encoding N-acetyl sugar amidotransferase: MRTCTKCVMPETAETLEYDDSGQCSVCSQIEYKNTKVDWDAKGRELDEIIESVRGKYDYDCIVPFSGGKDSTFQLWYLVRVKKLKPLVVRFDHSFMRPKLIENNLRTLRTLGVDCQTFTPNWQVVRKLMYESLKRRGDFCWHCHTGIFAYPMWVSVWQNIPLVIWGEPSSEYTSFYEYGEDEEVDERRFNTLVNLGINAEDMLGMLNDKVSDYPITERDLKPYTFPPAREIRSRNIRSICLGSYIPWDVKKQVKIIEDELGWEGDEVEGVPPGYEYEKIECYMQGLRDYTKHLKRGFGRTAHLTSIDIRNGRMTRDEAVELTEKYDGKRPFALDLFLHYLGITEEEYFELVRPHLVPPHEFPDEETRQRNRAEKPPSDFDKWTRITGDRKKDGKSKP; the protein is encoded by the coding sequence ATGCGCACGTGCACAAAATGCGTCATGCCGGAAACCGCTGAAACTCTTGAATATGATGACAGTGGTCAATGCTCGGTATGCAGTCAAATCGAATATAAAAACACCAAAGTCGACTGGGACGCGAAAGGGCGTGAACTGGACGAAATCATCGAGTCCGTTCGCGGCAAGTACGATTACGACTGCATCGTGCCGTTCTCTGGCGGCAAAGACTCAACGTTTCAACTGTGGTATTTGGTGCGCGTCAAGAAACTCAAGCCGCTGGTCGTACGCTTTGACCATTCGTTCATGCGTCCGAAACTGATTGAGAACAACCTGCGCACTTTGCGCACGCTTGGCGTCGATTGCCAAACCTTCACGCCAAACTGGCAAGTCGTTCGCAAGTTGATGTATGAATCCCTCAAGCGTCGCGGGGACTTCTGCTGGCACTGTCATACCGGTATTTTCGCATATCCCATGTGGGTTTCCGTATGGCAGAACATCCCCCTGGTGATTTGGGGAGAACCTTCGTCTGAATACACCTCGTTTTATGAATATGGCGAAGATGAGGAAGTCGATGAGCGGCGCTTCAACACCCTCGTCAATCTCGGCATCAATGCCGAAGACATGCTCGGCATGTTGAATGACAAAGTGTCTGACTACCCCATTACCGAACGCGATTTAAAGCCTTACACCTTCCCGCCAGCACGCGAAATTCGCTCGCGCAACATCCGTTCGATCTGTCTTGGTTCGTACATTCCTTGGGATGTCAAAAAGCAGGTGAAAATCATTGAGGATGAGTTGGGCTGGGAAGGCGACGAAGTCGAAGGCGTTCCGCCTGGGTATGAGTACGAAAAAATTGAGTGCTATATGCAGGGACTGCGTGATTACACCAAGCATCTTAAACGTGGTTTCGGGCGCACCGCGCATTTGACGTCGATCGATATTCGAAATGGACGGATGACGCGCGACGAAGCCGTGGAGCTTACGGAAAAATACGACGGCAAGCGCCCCTTCGCTCTCGACCTTTTTTTGCATTATCTTGGCATCACAGAGGAAGAGTATTTCGAGCTCGTGCGGCCGCACCTCGTGCCGCCACATGAATTCCCGGACGAAGAGACACGTCAACGCAATCGTGCCGAAAAGCCCCCTTCGGACTTCGACAAGTGGACCCGCATCACCGGCGATCGAAAAAAAGACGGTAAATCGAAACCATAA
- a CDS encoding carbamoyltransferase C-terminal domain-containing protein produces MSLNIIGIAFTADATAALLCDGKLIAAIGEERLNREKLCKGIPKLAISKVLEIGGLSIDDIDFFAVHGAADEPDTGPFEAAQKRIDAADLPDDVRAIQTQQIQQRLEHERFVCNTRTPKILEELKKYGRPVIEFPHHEAHAASAYYGSGWEECLTLTADGWGEDASATLWKCANGRMERIGHTPTIDSLGYFYGSITKSLGFIPHRHEGKVLGLAAYCQKPNSYSRIRDMVGVDTARSQFIGHVENGLFAPTYDSPPLVEFVKDYPREDISAAAQIRLEEVVCELIDSLSDEPVKLALAGGIFANVKLNQRIGALKNISDVYVFPCMGDGGLAVGTAWLAHVEQTKQSPIPAKSMLLGMTIEPDDARKALENSQLPYSKPDNMAATVAQLLADDNVVARCSGAMEYGPRSLGNRSILYKANDPSANDWLNERLHRSEFMPFAPASLVEDAEELYLNLAPGRGPANYMTMTFDCTERMRKEAPAAVHVDGTARPQLVSRELYPEFHDILSHYKELTGYSSVINTSFNMHEEPIVGSADDAIRAFVASGLPYLVLGEFLVEQK; encoded by the coding sequence ATGTCTTTGAATATCATTGGCATCGCCTTTACAGCTGATGCAACAGCGGCACTTCTGTGTGACGGGAAATTGATCGCGGCCATCGGGGAAGAGCGCCTGAACCGCGAGAAGTTATGCAAAGGGATCCCCAAGTTGGCCATCTCCAAAGTCTTGGAAATTGGCGGCCTGTCCATTGATGACATAGATTTCTTTGCCGTCCATGGCGCTGCTGATGAACCGGACACGGGCCCATTTGAAGCCGCGCAGAAACGCATTGATGCTGCGGACCTGCCCGATGATGTGCGCGCCATCCAGACTCAACAAATTCAACAGCGCCTGGAACATGAACGTTTCGTTTGCAACACCCGCACGCCGAAAATTCTTGAGGAACTGAAAAAGTACGGTCGCCCTGTCATAGAATTCCCCCATCATGAGGCCCATGCGGCGAGCGCTTATTACGGATCGGGATGGGAAGAGTGTTTGACGCTCACGGCCGACGGCTGGGGCGAAGATGCATCTGCGACCCTGTGGAAATGCGCCAACGGCCGCATGGAACGAATTGGTCACACGCCAACGATCGACTCCCTGGGCTACTTCTACGGCAGCATCACCAAATCCCTGGGGTTTATTCCCCACCGACACGAAGGCAAGGTTCTCGGCTTGGCCGCTTATTGCCAAAAGCCCAATTCCTATTCACGCATTCGCGACATGGTTGGCGTCGACACGGCCCGCTCTCAATTCATTGGTCATGTGGAAAACGGCCTCTTCGCCCCAACCTACGACAGCCCGCCCTTGGTCGAGTTCGTCAAGGACTACCCCCGCGAAGACATTTCCGCTGCCGCACAAATCCGCTTGGAAGAGGTGGTGTGCGAGTTGATCGATAGCCTCAGCGATGAGCCGGTCAAACTCGCCTTGGCAGGCGGCATCTTCGCCAACGTCAAACTCAATCAACGCATTGGCGCACTGAAGAACATTTCGGATGTCTACGTGTTCCCGTGCATGGGGGACGGCGGTTTGGCCGTGGGCACAGCATGGCTAGCGCACGTAGAGCAAACCAAACAGTCACCCATACCTGCCAAATCCATGCTGTTGGGCATGACGATTGAACCGGATGACGCCCGGAAAGCGCTGGAGAATAGTCAGTTGCCGTATTCCAAGCCGGACAACATGGCTGCAACGGTGGCGCAATTGCTTGCCGACGACAATGTCGTGGCACGGTGCAGCGGGGCGATGGAATACGGCCCCCGGTCTTTGGGCAATCGCAGCATTTTATATAAAGCCAATGACCCATCAGCCAATGACTGGTTGAACGAGCGCCTGCACAGGTCCGAATTCATGCCCTTTGCCCCCGCAAGCTTGGTCGAGGACGCTGAAGAGCTTTATCTCAACTTGGCGCCGGGCCGTGGGCCCGCCAATTACATGACCATGACTTTTGACTGCACCGAACGCATGCGTAAGGAAGCTCCCGCTGCTGTTCACGTGGATGGCACCGCGCGACCACAGTTGGTAAGCCGCGAACTCTACCCTGAATTCCACGATATTCTCAGCCATTACAAAGAGCTGACCGGTTATTCCAGTGTCATCAACACCAGCTTCAACATGCATGAAGAACCCATCGTCGGAAGCGCCGATGACGCTATTCGCGCTTTTGTGGCGAGCGGTCTTCCCTACCTCGTTCTCGGAGAGTTTTTGGTCGAACAGAAATAA